The Fictibacillus arsenicus genome contains a region encoding:
- the hisC gene encoding histidinol-phosphate transaminase gives MQPKEQLLSLQPYKPGKPVEEVKRELGLEKIIKLASNENPYGCSKLAKDKITEELSNLQVYPDGYAAEIREKLSGYLGVEQEQLIFGNGSDEVVQILCRAYLSPETNTVMAAPTFPQYRHNAVIEGAEIREVPLINGNHDLDSMIEEIDHQTKIVWLCNPNNPTGNYIPENDFVQFMKKVPSNVIVVSDEAYFEYVSANDYPNTIHYLKNYPNLVILRTFSKAHGLAALRIGYGIADRSIIKGMEPAREPFNTSRLAQAAAIGALEDEGFINECKQKNREGLELFYSFCERKDLLYYPSEANFILLDVNSDADSAFNYLLKKGYIVRSGSALGFPTMIRITIGEEEHNKEIIGHLEAYIESLVESVN, from the coding sequence ATGCAGCCGAAAGAACAGTTGTTATCATTACAGCCATACAAACCAGGTAAACCCGTTGAGGAAGTAAAGCGTGAGTTAGGATTAGAAAAAATAATCAAACTCGCTTCCAATGAGAATCCTTATGGATGTTCTAAATTAGCCAAAGATAAGATAACAGAAGAACTTTCAAATCTTCAAGTTTATCCGGATGGATATGCAGCTGAGATTAGAGAAAAATTATCTGGTTATTTAGGGGTAGAACAAGAACAGCTTATTTTTGGAAATGGTTCCGATGAAGTTGTTCAAATTCTTTGCCGAGCTTATTTATCTCCTGAAACGAACACCGTAATGGCTGCTCCCACTTTTCCTCAATACCGCCACAATGCAGTTATTGAAGGAGCAGAAATTAGAGAGGTGCCGTTAATTAACGGTAACCATGATTTAGATTCAATGATTGAAGAAATTGATCATCAGACAAAGATCGTCTGGCTATGTAATCCGAACAATCCTACGGGGAACTACATACCCGAAAATGATTTTGTTCAATTTATGAAAAAGGTTCCTTCTAATGTCATTGTGGTTAGTGATGAAGCATACTTCGAATATGTTTCGGCAAATGATTATCCTAATACCATTCATTATTTAAAGAATTATCCTAATCTAGTAATTCTGCGTACATTTTCTAAAGCACATGGACTAGCTGCGCTCCGTATAGGATACGGTATAGCGGATAGATCTATTATTAAAGGTATGGAGCCAGCTCGAGAACCATTCAATACATCAAGACTTGCTCAAGCAGCAGCAATAGGCGCATTGGAGGATGAGGGCTTTATTAATGAGTGTAAACAGAAGAACAGGGAGGGGCTCGAACTCTTCTATTCTTTCTGTGAAAGAAAAGACCTTCTTTACTACCCTTCAGAGGCTAACTTTATATTACTTGATGTAAATTCTGACGCAGATTCAGCATTTAATTATCTATTAAAGAAAGGCTACATTGTCCGTTCAGGAAGTGCACTCGGTTTTCCAACGATGATTCGAATCACGATAGGTGAAGAAGAACATAACAAAGAAATAATTGGACATTTAGAAGCATATATAGAATCCCTTGTTGAAAGTGTGAACTGA
- the trpA gene encoding tryptophan synthase subunit alpha, with the protein MNKRWTAFQNSADYRFVPYIMAGDPCEEATIELSLALEDCGAAALELGVPYSDPLADGPVIQRAGMRGLKQKMNLEKTIKLVSKLRERGLKIPVIIFTYYNLLLQLGENRFMTLAEEGGVDGVLVPDLPYEESSYLKEMCSAHHLALISLVAPTTNKEKLNMLSSEAEGFLYCISSLGVTGIRSEFRDGLNDFLRAAKENSAVPVLVGFGLSKRNQIEQFEGTSDGFIVGSAIVKKIESLENELINNREEAIREFKQYVESLLPVYSR; encoded by the coding sequence ATGAATAAGAGATGGACAGCTTTTCAAAATTCAGCTGATTATCGATTCGTTCCTTATATTATGGCAGGTGACCCGTGTGAAGAGGCTACAATAGAACTTTCTTTAGCATTGGAAGATTGCGGTGCGGCAGCCCTGGAACTTGGCGTGCCCTATTCAGATCCTCTTGCGGACGGTCCAGTTATCCAGCGGGCAGGCATGAGGGGATTAAAGCAGAAAATGAACCTGGAGAAAACGATCAAACTGGTCTCAAAGCTGCGGGAGAGAGGCTTGAAGATTCCCGTAATCATCTTTACTTATTATAATCTTTTGTTACAATTAGGAGAAAATCGCTTCATGACGCTAGCAGAAGAAGGTGGCGTTGACGGCGTCTTGGTGCCAGATCTACCTTATGAAGAAAGCTCTTATCTAAAAGAAATGTGCTCAGCTCATCACCTTGCTTTGATCTCATTAGTAGCTCCAACTACAAATAAAGAAAAGCTTAATATGCTTTCTAGTGAAGCGGAAGGTTTTCTATATTGCATTTCTTCACTTGGAGTGACTGGAATAAGAAGTGAATTCCGTGATGGATTGAACGATTTCCTAAGAGCTGCTAAAGAAAATTCTGCTGTTCCTGTTTTAGTAGGATTTGGATTGTCTAAAAGAAATCAAATCGAACAATTCGAAGGAACAAGTGATGGATTTATCGTAGGAAGCGCCATCGTTAAGAAGATTGAATCGCTGGAGAATGAACTTATTAATAACAGAGAAGAAGCGATTAGAGAGTTTAAACAGTATGTAGAATCGTTGCTGCCTGTTTATAGCCGTTAA
- the trpB gene encoding tryptophan synthase subunit beta, which translates to MSAAIVPDHRGRYGDFGGKYVPETIMFALEELEKAFEEAMKDKEFQERFQNELAIYSGRPTPLTLAERLSEVNGGAKIYLKREDLNHTGAHKINNAIGQALLAVRMGKKKIIAETGAGQHGVAAATVAAKYGLSCKVYMGKEDIRRQALNVFRMKLLGAEVIEVTSGSQTLKDATNEAIREWVAAVEDTFYLIGSAVGPHPYPKMVKNFQQVIGFETMDQFTRENDGSLPGAVVACVGGGSNAIGMFAPFINKDVPLFGIEAAGKGIETNQHAATLSKGTNGVIHGSLTKLLQTEEGQITEPYSISAGLDYPGIGPEHAYLHETGRVKYEAVTDQESLEALKSLCLNEGILCALESAHAVAYSLKLAKNMNKDESVVVCLSGRGDKDVHTLMEKAEGGNQHE; encoded by the coding sequence ATGTCAGCAGCAATCGTACCTGATCACCGAGGAAGATATGGTGACTTTGGCGGAAAATATGTACCTGAAACAATAATGTTTGCACTTGAAGAACTTGAAAAAGCATTTGAAGAAGCCATGAAAGACAAGGAGTTTCAGGAGCGGTTTCAAAACGAACTTGCTATTTATTCAGGAAGACCAACTCCTCTAACTTTAGCTGAACGATTGAGTGAGGTTAATGGAGGTGCAAAGATTTATTTGAAACGTGAAGATCTTAATCACACTGGGGCTCATAAAATAAATAATGCCATCGGACAAGCACTCTTAGCGGTTAGGATGGGCAAAAAAAAAATTATTGCTGAAACAGGAGCGGGACAGCATGGAGTTGCTGCAGCGACCGTAGCCGCTAAATACGGCCTTTCCTGCAAAGTATATATGGGAAAAGAGGATATAAGAAGACAGGCGTTGAATGTTTTTCGTATGAAACTTCTAGGTGCAGAAGTGATCGAGGTAACGAGCGGAAGTCAAACGCTAAAAGACGCTACGAATGAAGCGATCAGGGAATGGGTGGCAGCTGTTGAAGATACGTTTTATCTTATCGGCTCAGCTGTCGGTCCGCATCCTTATCCTAAAATGGTGAAGAATTTCCAGCAGGTAATCGGTTTTGAAACGATGGATCAATTTACCCGGGAAAATGACGGGAGCTTACCAGGCGCAGTTGTTGCATGTGTCGGCGGAGGAAGCAATGCTATCGGAATGTTTGCACCATTTATCAATAAAGATGTTCCTCTTTTTGGTATAGAAGCTGCAGGCAAAGGAATAGAAACGAATCAGCATGCTGCTACCTTATCAAAGGGGACAAACGGCGTGATACATGGATCTCTTACAAAACTGCTGCAAACGGAAGAAGGTCAAATTACGGAGCCTTATTCAATATCTGCAGGATTGGACTATCCAGGAATCGGACCTGAACATGCTTATCTTCATGAAACCGGAAGGGTAAAGTATGAAGCTGTAACCGACCAAGAATCTTTAGAAGCGTTAAAGTCTTTATGCTTGAACGAAGGCATCCTCTGTGCGCTAGAGAGTGCCCATGCGGTAGCGTACAGCCTAAAACTTGCAAAGAATATGAACAAAGATGAATCAGTAGTCGTATGCCTATCCGGCAGAGGAGACAAGGATGTTCATACACTTATGGAAAAAGCCGAAGGAGGGAATCAGCATGAATAA
- a CDS encoding phosphoribosylanthranilate isomerase, with amino-acid sequence MYVKYCGCQSEDDYKLLSSSRADIIGFVFAESKRKVTPEEVSSWVRFHEKRKLLAGVFQNSSIEEMVSAAKEVPLDIIQCHGNESVSTIINLKKRTKKLVYKAIPYSGTISEQISVFAKYADAIVVDSVSKGQFGGTGISFSWTQVPAILKEAKKENVPCFIAGGINPENINSLLEYDPYGVDLSGGIEYEGKKSSERIKKLERMISHVSSNRT; translated from the coding sequence ATGTACGTTAAATATTGCGGCTGCCAGTCAGAGGATGACTACAAGCTTCTTTCTTCATCTAGAGCTGATATTATTGGTTTTGTTTTTGCTGAAAGCAAAAGAAAGGTAACCCCTGAAGAAGTCTCGTCATGGGTTCGTTTCCATGAAAAACGAAAACTTTTAGCAGGTGTATTTCAGAATAGTTCAATAGAAGAGATGGTTTCGGCGGCAAAAGAAGTTCCGCTTGATATTATTCAATGCCACGGAAATGAATCGGTTAGTACGATTATTAATCTGAAGAAACGTACAAAAAAGCTAGTCTATAAAGCTATTCCTTATAGCGGCACGATCTCCGAACAGATTTCTGTATTTGCAAAATATGCAGATGCAATTGTAGTTGACTCTGTATCGAAAGGGCAATTCGGAGGTACCGGTATTTCGTTTTCCTGGACTCAGGTGCCGGCAATTTTAAAAGAGGCAAAAAAAGAAAATGTTCCGTGTTTTATAGCAGGCGGAATCAACCCGGAAAACATCAATTCCTTGCTTGAATATGATCCATATGGGGTTGATCTGAGCGGAGGCATAGAATACGAGGGGAAAAAAAGCAGTGAACGGATAAAAAAACTGGAAAGGATGATTTCACATGTCAGCAGCAATCGTACCTGA
- the trpC gene encoding indole-3-glycerol phosphate synthase TrpC, producing MLTKILQQKEKEIDVLPPITRSANLDFIEKDHRPFALNLLRSENKPALIAEVKKASPSKGIIKENFNPVSIAKEYEEAGAACLSVLTDNEFFQGSLKYLKEIRKHVSIPLLRKDFIIDERQIIESVEHGADAILLIAACLTKEKLKALHKFAEECGLECLIEVHTKEEIDQVYEVCNPSMIGINNRDLKNFTTSINHTFSLLPYIKKETIVISESGIKSGTDVKRLSDHGVNGMLIGESLMRADSIEKKITEIYGNVR from the coding sequence TTGTTAACTAAAATCTTACAGCAAAAAGAAAAAGAGATCGATGTTCTTCCTCCGATCACGAGATCAGCGAATTTAGATTTTATTGAAAAAGACCATCGTCCATTTGCCTTGAATCTGCTGAGATCTGAAAATAAGCCAGCATTGATTGCAGAAGTGAAGAAAGCTTCACCATCCAAAGGAATTATTAAAGAAAATTTTAATCCTGTAAGCATTGCTAAAGAGTATGAAGAGGCTGGAGCAGCTTGCTTATCGGTTCTAACAGATAATGAGTTCTTTCAGGGAAGCCTTAAATATTTAAAAGAAATTCGAAAGCATGTTTCCATTCCGTTGCTGAGAAAAGATTTTATAATTGATGAAAGGCAAATTATTGAGAGTGTTGAACATGGAGCAGATGCAATATTGCTGATTGCAGCTTGCTTAACGAAAGAAAAGTTAAAAGCACTTCATAAATTTGCAGAAGAATGCGGTCTTGAGTGCTTAATAGAAGTCCACACAAAAGAGGAGATCGATCAAGTCTATGAAGTTTGTAACCCTTCTATGATCGGAATAAACAACCGTGACTTAAAAAACTTTACTACTAGCATCAATCACACCTTTTCGTTGCTTCCCTATATAAAAAAAGAAACAATAGTGATCAGTGAAAGCGGAATTAAATCGGGTACTGATGTGAAAAGACTCTCAGATCATGGTGTGAACGGAATGCTGATAGGGGAATCACTTATGCGTGCTGATTCTATTGAAAAGAAAATAACGGAGATCTATGGTAATGTACGTTAA
- the trpD gene encoding anthranilate phosphoribosyltransferase — protein MIQSLNKKLVKNETMTENEAFYFMESLVNGRVTDAEAISILSIMSYRGETAQEITGFVKAIRKLSKQVSRRCPDEIMDTCGTGGDGASTFNISTAVSIILSSLGIKVAKHGNKAVTSKSGSSDVLEALGIKVATNSYEANLQLNKYDIAFLHAPYFHPSLKKVAHLRRQLSFRTIFNIIGPLVNPMSPSYQLIGVSDENAAAAMAEAIKILGIKKALLVTGKDGLDECSITGETKMFLVEKGEITEFSYTPEEAGLKRGSLKDITVNDKQESAELITAILKGQGNESAKNIVILNAAAALFASNRVHGIREGVEVIENCLRSGKAYKHLLSINKEEEKVLVN, from the coding sequence ATGATTCAATCACTTAATAAAAAATTAGTAAAAAATGAAACGATGACAGAGAATGAAGCTTTTTATTTTATGGAAAGCCTCGTTAATGGACGTGTAACTGATGCAGAAGCCATTTCTATTCTTAGTATTATGAGCTATCGCGGTGAGACCGCTCAAGAAATCACAGGTTTTGTAAAGGCGATTCGAAAACTTTCAAAACAAGTCAGCAGAAGATGCCCGGATGAAATTATGGATACTTGCGGAACGGGCGGTGATGGAGCATCCACCTTTAATATATCTACTGCGGTCAGCATCATCTTATCTTCTCTTGGCATCAAAGTAGCTAAGCATGGGAACAAAGCGGTCACATCCAAAAGCGGAAGTTCTGATGTGTTAGAAGCTCTCGGAATTAAAGTGGCTACAAACAGTTATGAAGCAAATTTACAGTTAAATAAATATGACATAGCATTTTTACATGCACCTTATTTTCATCCATCATTGAAAAAAGTCGCTCACTTAAGACGGCAGCTATCTTTTAGGACTATTTTTAATATTATTGGTCCTCTAGTAAACCCGATGTCGCCATCTTATCAGCTGATTGGTGTAAGTGATGAAAATGCTGCAGCAGCGATGGCAGAAGCTATTAAAATACTCGGTATTAAGAAAGCACTTTTAGTTACAGGAAAAGATGGGCTGGATGAATGCTCGATTACTGGGGAGACAAAAATGTTTTTAGTTGAAAAAGGAGAAATTACTGAATTTTCATATACACCAGAAGAAGCAGGGCTGAAAAGAGGTTCATTAAAAGATATTACTGTAAATGATAAGCAAGAAAGTGCGGAATTAATCACTGCTATATTAAAAGGTCAAGGAAATGAATCAGCAAAAAATATCGTTATCCTAAATGCGGCTGCAGCATTGTTTGCATCAAACCGTGTTCACGGGATCAGGGAAGGCGTTGAAGTGATCGAGAACTGCCTGAGATCAGGCAAAGCATATAAACATCTATTATCAATCAATAAAGAGGAGGAGAAAGTTCTTGTTAACTAA
- a CDS encoding CheR family methyltransferase, translated as MDLDYEVFKKNILLKTGIDLSKYKEAQMKRRLIALREKRSFGSFSDYYQSLSNDRTMLDEFLDRMTINVSEFYRNPSRWEVLEQKILPRLLDERSSLKAWSAACSTGEEPYTLSMMLSEIKGISNFSILATDLDEQVLEQAKNGFYFEKAAQDVPNVKKKRYFSKQELGLKVNDDIKKHVTFRKQNLLSDPFGKDFDLIVCRNVMIYFTEEAKAVLYEKFSKALRPGGVLFVGSTEQIFNPGLYGLESEEPFFYRKK; from the coding sequence ATGGACTTGGACTATGAGGTATTTAAAAAGAACATTTTGCTGAAGACGGGAATTGATCTTTCAAAATATAAAGAAGCACAAATGAAACGGCGACTGATCGCATTAAGAGAAAAGAGATCTTTCGGTTCCTTTTCTGACTATTATCAATCGTTATCAAATGACAGGACTATGCTGGATGAATTTTTAGACAGAATGACTATTAATGTTTCTGAGTTCTATAGAAATCCATCTCGCTGGGAAGTGCTTGAACAAAAGATCTTGCCGAGGCTCTTAGATGAACGTTCATCTTTGAAAGCATGGAGTGCAGCATGTTCGACAGGGGAAGAGCCATATACACTTTCGATGATGCTTTCAGAAATTAAAGGGATCTCCAACTTTTCTATATTGGCGACAGATTTAGATGAACAAGTTTTAGAACAGGCAAAAAACGGTTTTTACTTTGAAAAAGCTGCTCAAGATGTCCCGAATGTGAAAAAAAAGCGTTATTTTTCAAAGCAGGAACTCGGTTTAAAAGTAAATGACGATATAAAAAAGCATGTAACATTCAGAAAGCAAAACCTTCTTTCCGATCCATTCGGGAAAGACTTTGATTTAATCGTCTGCCGAAATGTGATGATTTATTTTACAGAAGAAGCAAAAGCGGTTTTATATGAAAAATTCAGTAAAGCATTGCGTCCAGGAGGAGTATTATTTGTTGGGAGCACAGAACAGATCTTTAATCCTGGTTTGTACGGATTAGAATCAGAAGAACCATTCTTTTACAGAAAAAAATAA
- the ndk gene encoding nucleoside-diphosphate kinase, which translates to MEKTFLMVKPDGVQRALIGEIVSRFEKKGFQLVGAKLMNISEDLAKEHYGEHKERPFFGELVDFITSGPVFAMVWEGKDVILTARNMMGKTNPAEAAPGSIRGDYAVQVSNNIIHGSDSAESAEREIGLFFKEEELVSYDKAVSVWI; encoded by the coding sequence TTTTAATGGTTAAACCAGATGGCGTTCAACGTGCGTTAATCGGAGAAATCGTATCCCGTTTTGAAAAGAAAGGTTTTCAGTTAGTTGGTGCGAAACTAATGAACATTTCTGAGGATCTTGCAAAAGAACATTATGGTGAGCATAAAGAGCGTCCGTTTTTCGGAGAGCTTGTAGACTTTATTACTTCTGGACCTGTATTTGCAATGGTTTGGGAAGGTAAAGACGTTATCTTAACTGCTCGTAACATGATGGGCAAAACGAACCCTGCTGAAGCAGCTCCTGGTTCAATCCGCGGTGACTATGCTGTACAAGTAAGCAACAATATCATCCACGGTTCAGATTCTGCTGAAAGTGCAGAGCGCGAAATCGGATTATTCTTTAAAGAAGAAGAACTAGTTTCTTACGATAAAGCTGTTTCTGTTTGGATCTAA